A section of the Streptomyces sp. SCL15-4 genome encodes:
- the thpD gene encoding ectoine hydroxylase: MTTATVRDLYPTRGTTEVTVPRQDPVVWGAPDTPGPIATADLQAYERDGFLAVDELIGPDEVEVCKRELDRLVSDPAIRADERSIVEPKSKEIRSVFEVHRISEVFANLVRDPRVVGRARQILGSDVYVHQSRINVKPGFGASGFYWHSDFETWHAEDGLPNMRTVSVSIALTENHDTNGGLMIMPGSHRTFLGCAGATPKDNYKKSLQMQDAGTPSDEALTSLAGEYGIRLFTGKAGSATWFDCNAMHGSGDNITPFPRSNVFIVFNSVENTAVEPFAAPVRRPEFIGARDFTPVR; this comes from the coding sequence ATGACCACCGCCACCGTGAGGGATCTCTACCCGACCCGCGGCACCACCGAGGTGACCGTCCCCCGCCAGGACCCCGTCGTCTGGGGCGCCCCGGACACCCCGGGCCCGATCGCGACCGCCGACCTCCAGGCGTACGAGCGCGACGGCTTCCTCGCCGTCGACGAGCTGATCGGTCCGGACGAGGTCGAGGTCTGCAAGCGCGAGCTGGACCGGCTGGTCTCCGACCCGGCGATCCGCGCCGACGAGCGCTCCATCGTGGAGCCGAAGTCGAAGGAGATCCGCTCGGTCTTCGAGGTCCACCGGATCAGCGAGGTGTTCGCGAACCTGGTGCGCGACCCGCGAGTGGTGGGCCGCGCCCGCCAGATCCTCGGCTCGGACGTGTACGTCCACCAGTCCCGGATCAACGTCAAGCCGGGCTTCGGCGCGAGCGGCTTCTACTGGCACTCGGACTTCGAGACCTGGCACGCCGAGGACGGCCTGCCGAACATGCGCACGGTGTCCGTCTCCATCGCGCTGACCGAGAATCACGACACCAACGGCGGCCTGATGATCATGCCGGGTTCGCACCGGACGTTCCTCGGCTGCGCCGGTGCCACGCCGAAGGACAACTACAAGAAGTCCCTCCAGATGCAGGACGCGGGCACCCCGTCCGACGAGGCGCTGACCTCGCTGGCGGGCGAGTACGGCATCAGGCTGTTCACCGGCAAGGCCGGCTCGGCGACCTGGTTCGACTGCAACGCCATGCACGGCTCCGGCGACAACATCACGCCGTTCCCGCGCAGCAACGTCTTCATCGTGTTCAACAGCGTGGAGAACACGGCGGTCGAGCCGTTCGCGGCCCCGGTGCGCCGGCCGGAGTTCATCGGCG
- a CDS encoding ectoine synthase: MIVRSFKEIEGTDRHVKAASGTWESKRIVLARERVGFSLHETILYAGTETSMWYANHIEAVVCTRGEAELTDQETGKTYTITPGTMYLLDGHERHTLRVKEDFHCICVFNPPVTGREDHDENGVYPLLTEPEEV, encoded by the coding sequence GTGATCGTCCGATCGTTCAAGGAGATCGAGGGCACCGACCGTCATGTGAAGGCGGCGTCGGGCACCTGGGAGAGCAAGCGGATCGTCCTGGCCCGGGAGCGGGTCGGCTTCTCCCTGCACGAAACGATTCTGTACGCCGGGACCGAGACGTCGATGTGGTACGCCAACCACATCGAGGCCGTCGTCTGCACCCGGGGCGAGGCCGAACTCACCGACCAGGAGACCGGGAAGACGTACACCATCACGCCCGGCACCATGTACCTCCTCGACGGGCACGAGCGGCACACGCTGCGCGTCAAGGAGGACTTCCACTGCATCTGCGTGTTCAACCCGCCGGTCACCGGCCGGGAGGACCACGACGAGAACGGCGTCTACCCCCTGCTCACCGAGCCCGAGGAGGTGTGA
- the ectB gene encoding diaminobutyrate--2-oxoglutarate transaminase, whose translation MTITQPDLSVFETLESEVRSYCRGWPAVFDRAQGSRMYDEDGHAYLDFFAGAGSLNYGHNNPVLKRALLDYLERDGVTHGLDMSTTAKRTFLRTFQDLVLRPRDLPYKVMFPGPTGTNAVESALKLARKVKGREAVVSFTNAFHGMSLGSLAVTGNAFKRAGAGIPLVHGTPMPFDNYFDGTVPDFLWFERLLQDQGSGLDKPAAVIVETVQGEGGINVARPEWLRALKELCERQDMLLIVDDIQMGCGRTGAFFSFEEAGITPDIVTVSKSISGYGLPMSLCLFRPELDVWEPGEHNGTFRGNNPAFVTATAALETYWTDGSAMEKQTRARGEQVERALVSITEENLADVKEYRGRGLVWGLEFHEKDRAARVARRAFELGLLIETSGPQGEVVKLLPALTVTPEELDEGLSVLARSVRETA comes from the coding sequence GTGACCATCACCCAGCCCGACCTGAGCGTGTTCGAGACCCTCGAATCCGAGGTACGCAGCTACTGCCGCGGCTGGCCCGCCGTCTTCGACCGGGCCCAGGGCAGCCGGATGTACGACGAGGACGGCCACGCCTACCTCGACTTCTTCGCCGGTGCCGGATCACTCAACTACGGCCACAACAACCCGGTACTGAAACGGGCGCTGCTCGACTATCTGGAACGGGACGGCGTCACGCACGGCCTGGACATGTCGACCACGGCCAAGCGGACCTTCCTGCGCACCTTCCAGGACCTGGTGCTGCGCCCGCGCGACCTGCCGTACAAGGTGATGTTCCCGGGGCCGACGGGCACCAACGCGGTGGAGTCCGCGCTGAAGCTGGCCAGGAAGGTGAAGGGCCGCGAGGCGGTCGTGTCGTTCACCAACGCCTTCCACGGCATGTCGCTGGGCTCGCTCGCCGTCACCGGCAACGCCTTCAAGCGGGCCGGCGCCGGCATCCCGCTGGTGCACGGCACGCCGATGCCGTTCGACAACTACTTCGACGGCACGGTGCCGGACTTCCTGTGGTTCGAGCGGCTGCTCCAGGACCAGGGCTCCGGACTGGACAAGCCCGCCGCGGTGATCGTGGAGACCGTGCAGGGCGAGGGCGGCATCAACGTCGCGCGGCCCGAGTGGCTGCGCGCGCTGAAGGAGCTGTGCGAGCGGCAGGACATGCTGCTGATCGTCGACGACATCCAGATGGGCTGCGGCCGCACCGGCGCCTTCTTCTCCTTCGAGGAGGCGGGCATCACCCCGGACATCGTCACCGTCTCCAAGTCGATCAGCGGCTACGGCCTGCCGATGTCGCTGTGCCTGTTCCGGCCGGAGCTGGACGTCTGGGAGCCGGGCGAGCACAACGGCACCTTCCGCGGCAACAACCCGGCGTTCGTCACCGCCACCGCCGCCCTGGAGACGTACTGGACCGACGGCTCGGCCATGGAGAAGCAGACCCGCGCCCGCGGTGAGCAGGTCGAGCGGGCCCTGGTCTCCATCACCGAGGAGAACCTCGCGGACGTCAAGGAGTACCGCGGGCGCGGCCTCGTCTGGGGCCTGGAGTTCCACGAGAAGGACCGGGCCGCGCGGGTCGCCCGGCGCGCCTTCGAACTGGGGCTGCTGATCGAGACGTCCGGCCCGCAGGGCGAGGTCGTCAAGCTGCTGCCCGCGCTCACCGTGACCCCCGAGGAGCTGGACGAGGGCCTGAGCGTCCTCGCCCGCTCCGTCCGCGAAACCGCCTAG
- the ectA gene encoding diaminobutyrate acetyltransferase has translation MTAAPADLLIDHPAARDGAALWRIAKDSKTLDLNSSYSYLLWCRDFAGTSVVARGADGEPVGFVTGYLRPGRPRTLLVWQVAVDSAHRGHGIAGRLLDALTARLAAEHGITELETTITPGNTASERLFTSFAERHGARVTREVLFPADLFPGGSHDPEVLYRIGPLTESTAL, from the coding sequence ATGACCGCCGCACCCGCAGACCTGCTCATCGACCATCCGGCGGCCCGCGACGGGGCCGCGCTCTGGCGTATCGCCAAGGACTCGAAAACCCTCGATCTGAACTCGTCCTACAGCTATCTGCTGTGGTGCCGGGACTTCGCCGGCACCTCGGTGGTGGCCCGTGGTGCGGACGGGGAGCCGGTCGGCTTCGTCACCGGATACCTGCGGCCCGGCCGTCCCCGCACCCTGCTCGTCTGGCAGGTGGCCGTCGACTCCGCGCACCGGGGCCACGGCATCGCCGGGAGGCTGCTGGACGCACTGACCGCGCGGCTCGCCGCCGAGCACGGCATCACCGAGCTGGAGACCACCATCACCCCCGGCAACACCGCCTCCGAGCGCCTGTTCACCTCGTTCGCCGAGCGGCACGGCGCACGGGTCACCCGCGAGGTGCTGTTCCCCGCCGACCTGTTCCCGGGCGGCTCGCACGACCCCGAAGTCCTGTACCGCATCGGCCCGCTGACCGAGTCCACCGCCCTGTGA
- a CDS encoding pyridoxal-phosphate-dependent aminotransferase family protein: MTHPFLDLPPLGAERFAAIEDGVARLLDTRQDVLITQGEALLPLEGAIRAAAGPGTVALNVITGPYGQTFGDWLRDAGATVHDLAVPFHTAVTAGRIREAFAEHPEIDFVSLVHAEAATGNTNPVAEIGEAVREQGALFYLDAVASVGAEPVLPDVWGVDLCVIGAQKAMGGPAGVSAISVSERAWARMAANPNAPRRSYLSLLDWKERWIDAGRKALPHAPAQLEMLALQACLERIESEGLETVMARHRRAARAARDGALALGGGLEPYVYEERDAAPVATTLRAPSGVAASDLVARALESDPALPLAAGGGALAKEMIRVNHYGRDATPGAVQGSLAALGAALAELGVPVDPAAARRAVENAWR, encoded by the coding sequence GTGACCCATCCCTTCCTCGACCTGCCCCCGCTCGGTGCCGAGCGCTTCGCCGCCATCGAGGACGGCGTGGCCCGGCTGCTGGACACCCGGCAGGACGTCCTGATCACCCAGGGCGAGGCGCTGCTGCCCCTGGAGGGCGCGATCCGCGCGGCGGCCGGCCCGGGCACGGTGGCGCTGAACGTGATCACCGGTCCGTACGGGCAGACCTTCGGCGACTGGCTGCGGGACGCCGGTGCCACCGTGCACGACCTCGCCGTCCCCTTCCACACGGCGGTGACCGCCGGACGGATCCGGGAGGCGTTCGCCGAGCACCCGGAGATCGACTTCGTGTCGCTGGTGCACGCCGAGGCGGCGACCGGCAACACCAACCCGGTCGCGGAGATCGGCGAGGCGGTGCGGGAGCAGGGCGCCCTTTTCTATCTGGACGCGGTGGCGTCCGTGGGCGCGGAGCCGGTGCTGCCGGACGTGTGGGGCGTGGACCTGTGCGTGATCGGGGCGCAGAAGGCGATGGGCGGTCCGGCGGGCGTGTCGGCGATCTCGGTGAGCGAGCGGGCGTGGGCCCGGATGGCCGCCAACCCGAACGCCCCGCGCCGCTCCTATCTGTCCCTGCTGGACTGGAAGGAGCGCTGGATCGACGCCGGCCGCAAGGCGCTGCCGCACGCGCCGGCCCAGCTGGAGATGCTGGCGCTCCAGGCGTGCCTGGAGCGGATCGAGTCGGAGGGGCTGGAGACGGTGATGGCGCGGCACCGGCGCGCGGCGCGGGCCGCGCGGGACGGCGCGCTGGCGCTGGGCGGGGGCCTGGAGCCGTATGTGTACGAGGAGCGGGACGCGGCGCCGGTCGCCACGACGCTGCGGGCGCCCTCCGGCGTGGCGGCGTCGGACCTGGTGGCGCGGGCCCTGGAGAGCGATCCCGCGCTGCCGCTGGCGGCCGGGGGCGGGGCGCTGGCCAAGGAGATGATCCGGGTCAACCACTACGGCCGGGACGCGACGCCGGGCGCGGTGCAGGGTTCGCTGGCGGCGCTGGGCGCGGCGCTCGCGGAGCTGGGCGTGCCGGTCGATCCGGCCGCCGCCCGCCGGGCCGTGGAGAACGCCTGGCGTTAG
- a CDS encoding transporter substrate-binding domain-containing protein, whose translation MTTLLGRRTRALAAITVTAGLALVAGCSSDDGGGSGKTTVKGVHLAKAGRLTTCTHLPYPPFQSEIDGKVQGFDVALIDLVAKDLGVEQKILDTPFENFKTGAFLNSGECDLAAAGMTITDERKKNVDFSDPYFEATQAVLVAKDSGLTSLADVKAKGKKLGAQAQTTGEDYVKGKGYDPISFESSDAVLNGLRTGQVKAVVIDYPVVQGWLKDKANADQFKVVDNLKTGEQYGFTVKKGNTALRDAINKALGQAKADGTYKKIYEKWIGPYEASVASPAAS comes from the coding sequence ATGACAACGCTCCTCGGACGCCGGACCCGCGCTCTGGCAGCCATCACCGTGACGGCCGGGCTCGCGCTCGTGGCCGGCTGCTCCTCGGACGACGGCGGGGGAAGCGGCAAGACCACCGTCAAGGGCGTCCACCTGGCCAAGGCCGGCCGGCTGACCACCTGCACCCACCTTCCGTACCCGCCGTTCCAGTCGGAGATCGACGGCAAGGTGCAGGGCTTCGACGTCGCCCTGATCGACCTCGTCGCCAAGGACCTCGGTGTCGAGCAGAAGATCCTCGACACGCCCTTCGAGAACTTCAAGACCGGCGCCTTCCTGAACTCCGGCGAGTGCGACCTGGCCGCCGCCGGCATGACCATCACCGACGAGCGCAAGAAGAACGTCGACTTCTCCGACCCGTACTTCGAGGCGACCCAGGCCGTCCTCGTCGCCAAGGACAGCGGCCTCACCTCGCTCGCCGACGTCAAGGCCAAGGGCAAGAAGCTCGGCGCCCAGGCGCAGACCACGGGCGAGGACTACGTGAAGGGCAAGGGCTACGACCCGATCTCCTTCGAGTCCTCCGACGCCGTCCTCAACGGTCTGCGCACCGGCCAGGTCAAGGCCGTCGTCATCGACTACCCGGTCGTCCAGGGCTGGCTGAAGGACAAGGCCAACGCGGACCAGTTCAAGGTCGTCGACAACCTCAAGACCGGCGAGCAGTACGGCTTCACCGTCAAGAAGGGCAACACGGCGCTGCGCGACGCCATCAACAAGGCGCTGGGGCAGGCCAAGGCCGACGGCACCTACAAGAAGATCTACGAGAAGTGGATCGGCCCGTACGAGGCGTCCGTCGCCTCTCCCGCCGCCTCATGA
- a CDS encoding amino acid ABC transporter permease translates to MTDTDTPLQPKKKGLTRRQKRALSRGAQYAVFAAAVIAFAATADWGRLKNQFAQADIARQMFPDVITLALKNTVLYTLSGFVVGLVLGMVIALMRLSSVGPYRWLASVYIEIFRGLPALLIFIFVGVAVPLAFPGTEIPGGTYGKVALALGLVSAAYMAETIRAGIQAVPKGQLEAARSLGFSPAKAMVSIIIPQAFRIILPPLTNELVLLFKDSSLVLFLGVTLEERELSKFGRDLASTTANSTPILVAGLCYLLVTVPLSFVVRRMETKAQEAIR, encoded by the coding sequence ATGACCGACACGGACACACCCCTCCAGCCGAAGAAGAAGGGACTGACCCGGCGGCAGAAGCGCGCTTTGTCGCGAGGCGCGCAGTACGCCGTCTTCGCCGCCGCCGTGATCGCCTTCGCGGCCACGGCCGACTGGGGCCGGCTGAAGAACCAGTTCGCCCAGGCCGACATCGCGCGGCAGATGTTCCCGGACGTCATCACGCTGGCGCTGAAGAACACCGTGCTGTACACGCTGTCCGGCTTCGTCGTCGGGCTGGTCCTCGGCATGGTCATCGCGCTGATGCGGCTGTCCTCCGTGGGCCCCTACCGCTGGCTGGCGAGCGTCTACATCGAGATCTTCCGCGGCCTGCCCGCCCTGCTGATCTTCATCTTCGTCGGCGTGGCCGTTCCGCTCGCGTTCCCGGGCACGGAGATCCCCGGCGGCACCTACGGCAAGGTCGCCCTCGCGCTCGGCCTGGTCTCGGCCGCCTACATGGCCGAGACCATCCGCGCCGGCATCCAGGCCGTGCCCAAGGGACAGCTGGAGGCGGCCCGTTCGCTCGGCTTCTCGCCGGCGAAGGCCATGGTCTCGATCATCATCCCGCAGGCGTTCCGGATCATCCTGCCGCCGCTCACCAACGAACTCGTCCTGCTGTTCAAGGACTCCTCGCTGGTGCTGTTCCTCGGGGTCACCCTGGAGGAACGGGAACTGTCCAAGTTCGGCCGGGACCTGGCCAGTACGACCGCCAACTCCACGCCGATCCTGGTCGCGGGCCTGTGCTACCTGCTGGTCACCGTCCCGCTCAGCTTCGTCGTCCGCCGCATGGAGACCAAGGCCCAGGAGGCGATCCGGTGA
- a CDS encoding amino acid ABC transporter ATP-binding protein, producing the protein MTRPEIEVRGLHKSFGDNEVLRGIDLEIGQGEVVCVIGPSGSGKSTLLRCVNLLEEPTKGQVFVGGTEVTDPDVDIDAVRRRIGMVFQQFNLFPHLSVTENLTLPQRRVLRRDKATAARIAAENLARVGLAEKADAYPASLSGGQQQRVAIARALAMGPEVMLFDEPTSALDPELVGDVLAVMRMLAREGMTMMVVTHEMSFAREVADRVVFMDGGVIVEDGSPERVIGDPGHERTRHFLSRLLDPAMAEVEEDTSGRVGGSEP; encoded by the coding sequence GTGACCCGCCCCGAGATCGAGGTCCGCGGACTGCACAAGTCCTTCGGCGACAACGAGGTGCTGCGCGGCATCGACCTGGAGATCGGCCAGGGCGAGGTCGTCTGCGTCATCGGCCCCTCCGGCTCCGGCAAGTCGACGCTGCTGCGCTGCGTGAACCTGCTGGAGGAGCCCACCAAGGGCCAGGTCTTCGTCGGCGGCACCGAGGTGACCGACCCCGACGTCGACATCGACGCCGTACGCCGCCGTATCGGCATGGTCTTCCAGCAGTTCAACCTCTTCCCGCACCTGAGCGTCACCGAGAACCTCACGCTGCCCCAGCGCCGGGTCCTTCGGCGGGACAAGGCGACCGCCGCGCGGATCGCCGCCGAGAACCTGGCCCGGGTCGGCCTCGCCGAGAAGGCGGACGCCTACCCGGCCTCGCTCTCCGGCGGCCAGCAGCAGCGCGTCGCCATCGCCCGCGCGCTCGCCATGGGCCCCGAGGTGATGCTCTTCGACGAGCCGACCTCCGCGCTCGACCCCGAGCTGGTCGGCGACGTCCTCGCCGTCATGCGCATGCTCGCCCGGGAGGGCATGACGATGATGGTCGTCACCCACGAGATGTCCTTCGCCCGCGAGGTCGCCGACCGGGTCGTCTTCATGGACGGCGGAGTGATCGTCGAGGACGGCAGCCCCGAGCGGGTCATCGGAGACCCGGGCCACGAACGCACCCGGCACTTCCTGTCCCGGCTGCTGGACCCGGCGATGGCCGAGGTGGAGGAGGACACCTCCGGCCGGGTGGGCGGGTCCGAGCCGTAG
- a CDS encoding amidohydrolase family protein, translating to MSDGAVLQVKGRVLAGPDDVRDELWVVGGRISYDRPAGARDVRTVTGWALPGLVDAHCHVGLDAHGPVDAETAEKQALTDRDAGTLLIRDAGSPSDTRWIDDRADLPKIIRAGRHIARTRRYIRNYAWEIEPDDLVAHVAREARRGDGWVKLVGDWIDRDLGDLAPCWPREAVEAAIAEAHRLGARVTAHCFAESSLRDLVEAGIDCVEHATGLSEDLIPLFAERGVAIVPTLVNIGTFPKLAQDGERKFPRWSAHMRRLHERRYDTVRGAYDAGIPVYVGTDAGGSLAHGLVAEEVAELVTAGIPPVEALSATAWGARAWLGRPGLEEGAPADLVVYETDPRADVRVLAAPRRVVLNGRVVE from the coding sequence ATGAGCGATGGCGCCGTGCTGCAGGTGAAGGGACGCGTCCTGGCCGGTCCGGACGACGTCCGGGACGAGCTGTGGGTGGTCGGGGGCCGGATCTCCTACGACCGCCCCGCCGGAGCCCGGGACGTGCGGACCGTCACCGGCTGGGCCCTGCCCGGCCTGGTCGACGCGCACTGCCACGTCGGCCTGGACGCGCACGGCCCCGTCGACGCCGAGACCGCCGAGAAGCAGGCGCTCACCGACCGGGACGCGGGCACCCTGCTGATCCGGGACGCCGGCTCGCCCTCCGACACCCGCTGGATCGACGACCGCGCCGACCTGCCGAAGATCATCCGGGCGGGCCGGCACATCGCCCGCACCCGCCGCTACATCCGCAACTACGCCTGGGAGATCGAACCGGACGACCTGGTCGCCCACGTCGCCCGGGAGGCCCGGCGCGGCGACGGCTGGGTCAAGCTGGTCGGCGACTGGATCGACCGCGACCTCGGCGACCTCGCGCCCTGCTGGCCCCGCGAGGCGGTGGAAGCGGCCATCGCCGAGGCCCACCGGCTCGGCGCCCGGGTCACCGCGCACTGTTTCGCCGAGAGTTCGCTGCGCGACCTGGTCGAGGCGGGCATCGACTGCGTCGAGCACGCGACCGGGCTGAGCGAGGACCTGATCCCGCTGTTCGCCGAGCGGGGCGTCGCCATCGTGCCCACCCTCGTCAACATCGGCACCTTCCCGAAGCTCGCGCAGGACGGCGAGCGGAAGTTCCCGCGCTGGTCCGCCCATATGCGCCGGCTGCACGAACGGCGTTACGACACCGTGCGCGGCGCCTACGACGCAGGCATCCCGGTCTACGTCGGCACGGACGCCGGCGGCTCGCTGGCCCACGGTCTGGTCGCCGAGGAGGTCGCCGAACTGGTCACCGCCGGCATCCCGCCCGTCGAGGCGCTGTCGGCGACGGCCTGGGGCGCCCGCGCCTGGCTCGGCCGGCCCGGACTGGAGGAGGGCGCGCCCGCCGACCTGGTGGTGTACGAGACCGATCCGCGGGCCGACGTACGGGTGCTGGCGGCGCCGCGCCGGGTGGTGCTGAACGGGCGGGTCGTCGAGTAG
- a CDS encoding SCO1860 family LAETG-anchored protein: MNSNNFRMPARRPLALATAALLTAAPVVLGAGSAHATTGHGRASAVVLRTALDVSLLNKTVNVPLAVSLDEVRAPRSADRTALSARLDGVDGGRPFTVLGADVAESKATVTARRAEGSVNVAHARLHVPGLPLLSLIEADAITAKATCAAGEAPTAAANVLGTVTVLGTRVTLTAGGPAEVKVPGVGEVRLDLSRHTTTTRTAAATALELKVSVNPLKLNVAEVEGTLTLAEATCESPTAPPATEPAASHDPAAGPRPQGAPSEADLAETGGNPATPYLAGGALALLLAGGGALTLARRRRR; the protein is encoded by the coding sequence TTGAACAGCAACAACTTCCGCATGCCCGCACGCCGTCCGCTCGCCCTCGCGACGGCCGCCCTCCTCACCGCGGCGCCCGTGGTCCTGGGCGCGGGCAGCGCGCACGCGACCACCGGCCACGGCCGCGCCTCCGCCGTCGTGCTGCGCACCGCGCTCGACGTGTCCCTGCTGAACAAGACCGTGAACGTCCCGCTCGCGGTCTCCCTCGACGAGGTCCGGGCACCGCGCAGCGCGGACCGCACGGCGCTGTCCGCCCGGCTCGACGGCGTCGACGGCGGCAGGCCGTTCACCGTGCTCGGCGCGGACGTCGCCGAGTCGAAGGCCACGGTCACCGCCCGGCGCGCCGAGGGCTCGGTCAACGTCGCCCACGCCCGGCTGCACGTCCCCGGGCTGCCGCTGCTGTCCCTGATCGAGGCCGACGCGATCACCGCGAAGGCCACCTGCGCGGCCGGTGAGGCGCCCACCGCCGCCGCGAACGTCCTCGGCACCGTCACCGTCCTCGGCACCCGCGTCACCCTGACCGCCGGCGGCCCCGCCGAGGTGAAGGTGCCCGGCGTCGGCGAGGTCCGCCTCGACCTGTCCCGCCACACCACGACGACCCGGACGGCCGCCGCGACCGCCCTCGAACTCAAGGTCTCCGTCAACCCCTTGAAGCTCAATGTCGCCGAGGTCGAGGGCACGCTCACCCTGGCCGAGGCCACCTGCGAGTCCCCGACGGCCCCGCCCGCCACCGAGCCGGCCGCGAGCCACGACCCGGCCGCCGGCCCCCGCCCCCAGGGCGCCCCGTCGGAAGCCGACCTCGCGGAAACGGGCGGCAACCCGGCGACCCCGTACCTCGCGGGCGGCGCCCTGGCGTTGCTCCTGGCGGGCGGAGGAGCGCTGACCCTGGCCCGCCGCAGGAGGCGCTGA
- the cobC gene encoding Rv2231c family pyridoxal phosphate-dependent protein CobC, whose protein sequence is MRTEPSGGSGHDLRHHGDAEVRDDGAGLVDLAVNVRADTPPPWLRDEIAGSLSALAAYPDGRAARAAVAERHGLPVERVLLTAGAAEAFVLLARALEVRRPVVVHPQFTEPEAALRDAGHRVDRVLLRERDGFRLDPAAVPEDADLVVIGNPTNPTSVLHPARTIAGLARPGRTLVVDEAFMDAVPGEREALAGRTDVPGLVVLRSLTKTWGLAGLRIGYVLAPPEIIAELERAQPLWPVSTPALAAARACVTSRALAEAGHAAHRVAGDRAHLVSGLTALAVHGVRVVQPAHGPFVLARVPNASAVRHRLRALGYAVRRGDTFPGLDENWIRLAVRDRTTVNAFLRALSAALLSPVEPAP, encoded by the coding sequence ATGCGCACTGAGCCGAGCGGCGGGTCGGGGCACGATCTGCGGCACCACGGGGACGCCGAGGTCCGGGACGACGGGGCCGGGCTGGTCGACCTCGCCGTCAACGTCCGGGCGGACACGCCCCCGCCGTGGCTGCGGGACGAGATCGCCGGCTCGCTGTCCGCCCTCGCGGCCTACCCGGACGGGCGGGCCGCGCGGGCGGCGGTGGCGGAGCGGCACGGGCTGCCGGTGGAGCGGGTGCTGCTGACGGCGGGTGCCGCGGAGGCGTTCGTGCTGCTGGCGCGCGCGCTGGAGGTACGCCGGCCGGTGGTCGTGCATCCGCAGTTCACGGAGCCGGAGGCGGCGCTGCGGGACGCCGGGCACCGTGTGGACCGGGTGCTGCTGCGGGAGCGGGACGGGTTCCGGCTGGACCCGGCGGCCGTCCCTGAGGACGCCGACCTGGTGGTGATCGGCAACCCGACCAACCCGACGTCGGTCCTGCACCCGGCGCGGACGATCGCCGGGCTCGCCCGTCCCGGCCGGACGCTGGTGGTGGACGAGGCGTTCATGGACGCGGTGCCGGGCGAGCGGGAGGCCCTGGCCGGCCGCACGGACGTCCCCGGGCTCGTCGTCCTGCGCAGCCTGACCAAGACCTGGGGCCTGGCCGGCCTGCGCATCGGCTATGTGCTCGCTCCTCCGGAGATCATCGCGGAACTGGAGCGGGCGCAGCCGCTGTGGCCGGTGTCCACCCCGGCCCTGGCCGCGGCGCGGGCCTGCGTGACCTCCCGGGCCCTGGCCGAGGCGGGCCACGCGGCCCACCGCGTCGCGGGCGACCGGGCACACCTGGTGTCCGGCCTGACCGCGCTCGCGGTCCACGGCGTACGGGTGGTGCAGCCGGCACATGGCCCCTTCGTCCTGGCCCGCGTCCCGAACGCATCCGCGGTCCGCCACCGCCTCCGCGCCCTCGGCTACGCGGTCCGCCGCGGCGACACCTTCCCGGGCCTGGACGAGAACTGGATCCGCCTGGCCGTACGCGACCGCACGACGGTGAACGCCTTCCTGAGGGCCCTCTCGGCCGCGCTCCTCTCCCCCGTCGAGCCGGCTCCCTGA